In the genome of Labeo rohita strain BAU-BD-2019 chromosome 24, IGBB_LRoh.1.0, whole genome shotgun sequence, one region contains:
- the plod2 gene encoding procollagen-lysine,2-oxoglutarate 5-dioxygenase 2 isoform X2, which yields MGHHWCFYAFILTLMSCVHYSLSMERNKDIPTEKLLVLTVATQETDGFHRFMQSANYFKFNVKVLGMGEEWKGGDVGRSIGGGQKVRLLKDAMGSLADQEDLVVLFVDSYDLIFAGGPEEILRKFQKTNHKLVFAAEGIIWPDQRLAEKYPSVRSGKRFLNSGGFIGFAPYVQKIVNQWELHDNDDDQLFYTKIYVDPLQRERLNMTLDHKCEIFQNLNGAVDEVLLKFGTERVRVRNTVYNSLPAVIHGNVNTKIYFNYLANYIPNAWNYEQGCTICDQDMVDLSELKEFPQVNVGIYIEQPTPFLPEFLERILSLDYPKDKLNIFVHNSEVYHEKHIQKFWEQNKDVFHSFKVVGPEENLTQGEARNMGMDLCRKDQSCDYYFSIDADVMLTNRQTLKLLIEQNRKIIGPLVTRHGKLWSNFWGALSLDGYYARSEDYIDIVQGKRVGVWNIPFMAHIYLIKGQTLRNELKDRNVFVLERLDPDMAMCRNARDLGLFMYVTNRHEFGRLISTANYNTSHHNNDLWQLFENPLDWREKYIHPNYTRIFTDNILEQPCPDVFWFPVLSEKACDELVDEMENYGSWSGGKHEDRRITGGYESVPTDDIHMKQIDFDKEWLHFIREFISPVTLKVFSGYYTKGYAIMNFVVKYTPNRQAYLRPHHDSSTFTINIALNNKGLDFQGGGCRFHRYNCSIESPRKGWSFMHPGRLTHLHEGLPTTNGTRYIAVSFVDP from the exons AAAAACTGCTTGTACTTACTGTTGCAACACAAGAGACAGATGGCTTCCACCGCTTTATGCAGTCAGCAAACTACTTCAAATTCAATGTGAAG GTGCTGGGGATGGGAGAGGAGTGGAAGGGAGGTGATGTGGGTCGATCCATCGGTGGAGGCCAGAAGGTTCGACTGCTGAAGGATGCCATGGGGTCTTTGGCTGACCAAGAGGACTTGGTGGTCTTATTTGTGGACAG TTATGACCTCATCTTTGCTGGTGGACCTGAGGAGATTCTCAGAAAGTTCCAAAAGACCAATCATAAGCTGGTGTTTGCTGCTGAGGGAATTATTTGGCCAGATCAACGACTGGCAGAGAAGTATCCTTCTGTCCGCAGCGGGAAACGCTTTCTTAACTCTGGAG GCTTTATCGGGTTTGCTCCGTATGTTCAGAAGATTGTGAACCAGTGGGAGCTgcatgataatgatgatgatcaGCTATTCTACACAAAGATCTACGTGGATCCACTTCAGAGG gaaagACTTAAtatgaccttggaccacaagtGTGAGATTTTCCAGAATTTGAATGGAGCCGTGG atgAAGTTCTCCTGAAGTTTGGGACAGAGCGAGTGCGAGTGAGGAACACCGTCTACAACAGTCTGCCAGCCGTTATCCATGGAAATGTGAACACCAAG ATATACTTCAATTACTTGGCCAACTACATCCCCAATGCTTGGAACTATGAGCAAGGCTGTACCATCTGTGACCAAGACATGGTGGATTTGTCTGAGCTTAAA GAATTTCCACAAGTGAATGTTGGTATATACATCGAGCAGCCGACACCATTCCTGCCAGAGTTCCTTGAGAGGATCCTGAGTCTAGATTATCCCAAAGATAAACTGAATATCTTTGTTCATAACAGT GAGGTTTACCATGAGAAGCACATACAGAAGTTTTGGGAACAGAACAAGGATGTTTTCCACAGTTTTAAAGTTGTTGGCCCCGAGGAGAACTTAACTCAAGGAGAAGCAAGGAACATGGGAAT ggatTTGTGCCGGAAGGATCAATCTTGTGATTACTACTTCAGCATTGATGCAGATGTGATGCTCACCAACCGACAGACCCTAAAACTCCTCATCGAGCAAAACAG AAAAATAATTGGCCCTCTTGTCACCCGTCATGGAAAATTGTGGTCCAACTTTTGGGGAGCCCTGAGTCTGGATGGTTATTATGCGAGATCTGAGGACTACATTGACATTGTGCAAGGAAAGCGTGT TGGTGTGTGGAACATCCCCTTCATGGCCCACATCTACCTCATAAAGGGCCAGACTCTGCGGAATGAGCTCAAAGACAGAAATGTCTTTGTCTTGGAGAGATTGGACCCTGACATGGCTATGTGCAGGAATGCCAGAGACTTG GGACTTTTCATGTATGTTACAAATCGTCATGAGTTTGGAAGGCTTATTTCGACTGCCAACTATAATACATCTCATCATAACAATGACCTTTGGCAATTATTTGAAAACCCACTG GACTGGAGAGAGAAATACATCCATCCCAACTACACCCGAATTTTCACTGACAATATCTTGGAGCAG CCATGCCCAGATGTTTTTTGGTTCCCTGTGCTCTCGGAGAAAGCCTGTGATGAGCTGGTGGACGAGATGGAAAATTATGGTTCATGGTCTGGTGGAAAACACGAG GACAGGCGTATCACTGGAGGCTATGAGAGTGTCCCGACAGATGACATTCATATGAAACAGATCGATTTCGATAAGGAATGGCTGCACTTTATCAGAGAATTCATCTCCCCTGTCACTCTCAAGGTCTTCTCGGGCTATTACACCAAG ggcTATGCGATTATGAACTTCGTGGTGAAGTACACTCCAAACAGACAAGCCTATCTAAGACCACATCACGATTCCTCAACATTCACCATTAATATTGCTCTCAACAACAAGGGCTTAGATTTCCAG GGTGGAGGTTGTCGATTTCACAGATATAATTGTTCCATAGAGTCTCCTAGAAAAGGATGGAGCTTCATGCATCCAGGTAGACTCACCCACCTTCACGAAGGACTACCTACGACCAACGGCACACGCTACATAGCGGTGTCCTTCGTAGATCCTTAG
- the plod2 gene encoding procollagen-lysine,2-oxoglutarate 5-dioxygenase 2 isoform X1, whose amino-acid sequence MGHHWCFYAFILTLMSCVHYSLSMERNKDIPTEKLLVLTVATQETDGFHRFMQSANYFKFNVKVLGMGEEWKGGDVGRSIGGGQKVRLLKDAMGSLADQEDLVVLFVDSYDLIFAGGPEEILRKFQKTNHKLVFAAEGIIWPDQRLAEKYPSVRSGKRFLNSGGFIGFAPYVQKIVNQWELHDNDDDQLFYTKIYVDPLQRERLNMTLDHKCEIFQNLNGAVDEVLLKFGTERVRVRNTVYNSLPAVIHGNVNTKIYFNYLANYIPNAWNYEQGCTICDQDMVDLSELKEFPQVNVGIYIEQPTPFLPEFLERILSLDYPKDKLNIFVHNSEVYHEKHIQKFWEQNKDVFHSFKVVGPEENLTQGEARNMGMDLCRKDQSCDYYFSIDADVMLTNRQTLKLLIEQNRKIIGPLVTRHGKLWSNFWGALSLDGYYARSEDYIDIVQGKRVGVWNIPFMAHIYLIKGQTLRNELKDRNVFVLERLDPDMAMCRNARDLTVQRERESPSPESFHMLRPPQGLFMYVTNRHEFGRLISTANYNTSHHNNDLWQLFENPLDWREKYIHPNYTRIFTDNILEQPCPDVFWFPVLSEKACDELVDEMENYGSWSGGKHEDRRITGGYESVPTDDIHMKQIDFDKEWLHFIREFISPVTLKVFSGYYTKGYAIMNFVVKYTPNRQAYLRPHHDSSTFTINIALNNKGLDFQGGGCRFHRYNCSIESPRKGWSFMHPGRLTHLHEGLPTTNGTRYIAVSFVDP is encoded by the exons AAAAACTGCTTGTACTTACTGTTGCAACACAAGAGACAGATGGCTTCCACCGCTTTATGCAGTCAGCAAACTACTTCAAATTCAATGTGAAG GTGCTGGGGATGGGAGAGGAGTGGAAGGGAGGTGATGTGGGTCGATCCATCGGTGGAGGCCAGAAGGTTCGACTGCTGAAGGATGCCATGGGGTCTTTGGCTGACCAAGAGGACTTGGTGGTCTTATTTGTGGACAG TTATGACCTCATCTTTGCTGGTGGACCTGAGGAGATTCTCAGAAAGTTCCAAAAGACCAATCATAAGCTGGTGTTTGCTGCTGAGGGAATTATTTGGCCAGATCAACGACTGGCAGAGAAGTATCCTTCTGTCCGCAGCGGGAAACGCTTTCTTAACTCTGGAG GCTTTATCGGGTTTGCTCCGTATGTTCAGAAGATTGTGAACCAGTGGGAGCTgcatgataatgatgatgatcaGCTATTCTACACAAAGATCTACGTGGATCCACTTCAGAGG gaaagACTTAAtatgaccttggaccacaagtGTGAGATTTTCCAGAATTTGAATGGAGCCGTGG atgAAGTTCTCCTGAAGTTTGGGACAGAGCGAGTGCGAGTGAGGAACACCGTCTACAACAGTCTGCCAGCCGTTATCCATGGAAATGTGAACACCAAG ATATACTTCAATTACTTGGCCAACTACATCCCCAATGCTTGGAACTATGAGCAAGGCTGTACCATCTGTGACCAAGACATGGTGGATTTGTCTGAGCTTAAA GAATTTCCACAAGTGAATGTTGGTATATACATCGAGCAGCCGACACCATTCCTGCCAGAGTTCCTTGAGAGGATCCTGAGTCTAGATTATCCCAAAGATAAACTGAATATCTTTGTTCATAACAGT GAGGTTTACCATGAGAAGCACATACAGAAGTTTTGGGAACAGAACAAGGATGTTTTCCACAGTTTTAAAGTTGTTGGCCCCGAGGAGAACTTAACTCAAGGAGAAGCAAGGAACATGGGAAT ggatTTGTGCCGGAAGGATCAATCTTGTGATTACTACTTCAGCATTGATGCAGATGTGATGCTCACCAACCGACAGACCCTAAAACTCCTCATCGAGCAAAACAG AAAAATAATTGGCCCTCTTGTCACCCGTCATGGAAAATTGTGGTCCAACTTTTGGGGAGCCCTGAGTCTGGATGGTTATTATGCGAGATCTGAGGACTACATTGACATTGTGCAAGGAAAGCGTGT TGGTGTGTGGAACATCCCCTTCATGGCCCACATCTACCTCATAAAGGGCCAGACTCTGCGGAATGAGCTCAAAGACAGAAATGTCTTTGTCTTGGAGAGATTGGACCCTGACATGGCTATGTGCAGGAATGCCAGAGACTTG ACagtacagagagaaagagaatctCCTTCTCCGGAATCATTCCATATGCTCAGACCCCCACAG GGACTTTTCATGTATGTTACAAATCGTCATGAGTTTGGAAGGCTTATTTCGACTGCCAACTATAATACATCTCATCATAACAATGACCTTTGGCAATTATTTGAAAACCCACTG GACTGGAGAGAGAAATACATCCATCCCAACTACACCCGAATTTTCACTGACAATATCTTGGAGCAG CCATGCCCAGATGTTTTTTGGTTCCCTGTGCTCTCGGAGAAAGCCTGTGATGAGCTGGTGGACGAGATGGAAAATTATGGTTCATGGTCTGGTGGAAAACACGAG GACAGGCGTATCACTGGAGGCTATGAGAGTGTCCCGACAGATGACATTCATATGAAACAGATCGATTTCGATAAGGAATGGCTGCACTTTATCAGAGAATTCATCTCCCCTGTCACTCTCAAGGTCTTCTCGGGCTATTACACCAAG ggcTATGCGATTATGAACTTCGTGGTGAAGTACACTCCAAACAGACAAGCCTATCTAAGACCACATCACGATTCCTCAACATTCACCATTAATATTGCTCTCAACAACAAGGGCTTAGATTTCCAG GGTGGAGGTTGTCGATTTCACAGATATAATTGTTCCATAGAGTCTCCTAGAAAAGGATGGAGCTTCATGCATCCAGGTAGACTCACCCACCTTCACGAAGGACTACCTACGACCAACGGCACACGCTACATAGCGGTGTCCTTCGTAGATCCTTAG